One region of Nitrospira sp. genomic DNA includes:
- a CDS encoding ROK family protein, with product MRQDSGSSPNHRKVLVIDVGGTNVKVLATGRSTPRKIPSGPTMMAKDMVDAVKRATVDWAYDAVSIGYPGPVWNGRPAAEPEHLGKGWVEIDFQKAFGKPVRVINDAAMQALGSYQGGRMLFLGLGTGLGSALVIDGVLAPMELAHLPYSKGRTYEHYVGLRGLKRCGKKKWRRQVGQVTQALRRALQVEYVVLGGGNAKRLKRLPKDVHLGNNKHAFTGGFRLWEKAQTESGDEA from the coding sequence ATGAGACAAGACAGCGGGTCTTCGCCTAACCACCGCAAGGTCCTTGTGATCGACGTGGGCGGAACCAATGTGAAAGTGCTGGCAACTGGACGTTCGACGCCTCGCAAAATCCCTTCCGGCCCAACGATGATGGCAAAAGACATGGTCGATGCCGTGAAACGTGCCACGGTCGATTGGGCCTACGATGCGGTGTCGATTGGATATCCTGGCCCCGTTTGGAACGGTCGCCCGGCGGCCGAGCCAGAACATCTCGGCAAAGGATGGGTCGAGATCGATTTTCAGAAAGCGTTCGGCAAACCAGTCAGGGTCATCAATGATGCGGCGATGCAGGCGCTCGGCAGCTACCAAGGCGGGCGTATGTTGTTCCTCGGTCTCGGCACTGGTTTGGGATCAGCCTTGGTGATTGATGGGGTACTCGCTCCGATGGAGTTGGCGCACCTCCCCTACAGCAAAGGCCGCACCTATGAACACTATGTAGGATTGCGCGGGCTGAAGCGCTGCGGCAAGAAAAAATGGCGGCGACAAGTAGGGCAGGTGACGCAAGCCCTTCGTCGCGCGCTGCAGGTCGAGTACGTCGTGCTGGGCGGCGGCAATGCTAAACGACTCAAGCGACTGCCGAAAGACGTGCATCTCGGCAACAACAAGCATGCCTTCACCGGAGGATTTCGTCTCTGGGAAAAAGCACAGACAGAATCGGGCGATGAAGCGTGA
- a CDS encoding VOC family protein, with protein sequence MKAHYLGHVVFYVKNLERSLGFYRDLLGFKEVGRIFNGAAAALTSGRTHHELLLIQVGDAPGPPPGPRRGLYHIGIKVGDSLDELRQAKHELDQAGIAIDGMSDHTVSQSLYLKDPDGNEVELYVDADESIWKNNPAAVVSPIKALKL encoded by the coding sequence ATGAAAGCTCATTATCTTGGTCATGTGGTCTTCTATGTGAAGAATCTGGAACGTTCGCTCGGCTTCTACCGAGATTTATTAGGGTTTAAGGAAGTAGGCCGGATCTTTAACGGGGCTGCCGCTGCACTGACATCCGGTCGTACGCACCACGAGTTATTGCTCATCCAAGTCGGGGATGCGCCAGGGCCTCCTCCGGGCCCTCGCCGTGGGCTCTACCATATCGGAATCAAGGTCGGGGACAGTCTCGACGAGTTGCGACAGGCCAAGCACGAGTTGGATCAAGCGGGGATTGCAATAGATGGCATGAGCGATCACACCGTGAGTCAGAGCCTTTACCTGAAAGATCCCGATGGGAATGAAGTGGAACTGTATGTTGACGCTGATGAGTCGATATGGAAGAACAATCCGGCGGCGGTGGTGTCGCCAATCAAGGCGTTGAAGTTATAG
- a CDS encoding amylo-alpha-1,6-glucosidase: protein MAPKVTVGPPVMTINHGHSFLVSELDGSITGASDQGFYSRDTRYLNRSQLYIDGKRWVLLNSGAIAYYASRTYLVNPKVETEHGTIPAGTLGLVLGRSIGEALHEDIDIRNYSTTRVRFNLELLIRADFADIFEVRAKELTRRGHIETKWVDDDQQVITRYTHGDFRRALTVLLEHCDSKALYGNGRINFSVDLSPGETWHACCKYDIQEGEIVRRAPSECAHAHEDSGTAERLAQWKQVTTQITTSNEEFYRLYRQSVEDMAALRLAVDEEHPEDLLAAAGVPWFVSVFGRDSLIVSLQNMTVYPDFARGTLRRLAELQASDMDADRDAEPGKMPHELRVGELAHFKRIPHTPYYGTADATILYIIAWHEAWKWLGDDALLSRYVPIVKRCLRWIDQYGDRDGDGFQEYQTRSAKGYENMGWKDAGDAVVYADGSLVRGPKALCELQGYAFDAKRRAAEAAEYLGDPAWAATLRQEAMDLQQRFEERFWCEDLGFYAYALDGEKKPVKTIASNAGHLLWSGIVRPDRAERVVRRLREPDMWSGWGIRTLSERNPAYNPFSYQNGSVWPHDNGIIAMGFKRYGFAEEAAMIARDISEAGRYFLLNRLPELYAGAEREPGTFPVQYLGANVPQAWAAGSVFHFLRAILGLDAEATKKMLYINPLLPPWLPDLTVHQLRVGKATLDLRFWREGAVTRYDVLDLKGELQVATRQVL from the coding sequence ATGGCGCCGAAAGTCACGGTCGGCCCTCCCGTTATGACAATCAACCACGGACATTCGTTCTTGGTGTCCGAGCTTGACGGCTCCATCACGGGGGCCTCCGACCAGGGGTTCTATTCGCGGGACACGCGATACCTCAACCGGTCTCAATTGTACATAGACGGGAAGCGATGGGTTCTGCTCAATTCCGGCGCCATCGCCTACTATGCCTCGCGCACCTACCTCGTCAATCCAAAGGTCGAAACGGAGCATGGAACGATTCCGGCCGGAACGCTCGGACTCGTGCTGGGCCGCTCCATCGGAGAGGCGCTTCACGAGGACATCGATATTCGCAACTACAGCACCACGCGTGTTCGCTTCAATCTCGAACTTCTGATCCGCGCGGACTTCGCCGACATCTTTGAAGTCAGGGCCAAGGAGCTCACGCGCCGGGGTCATATTGAAACCAAGTGGGTGGATGATGACCAACAGGTGATCACCCGCTATACGCACGGCGACTTTCGACGGGCCCTGACGGTGCTCCTGGAGCACTGCGACTCGAAGGCGCTCTACGGCAACGGTCGGATCAACTTTTCAGTCGATCTGTCGCCGGGTGAGACCTGGCATGCCTGCTGTAAATATGACATTCAGGAAGGCGAGATTGTCCGCCGGGCGCCCAGCGAGTGTGCACACGCGCATGAGGACTCCGGGACTGCCGAACGCCTGGCGCAGTGGAAGCAGGTCACGACGCAGATCACCACGTCGAATGAAGAATTCTATCGGCTGTATCGGCAGTCGGTTGAGGATATGGCCGCGTTACGTCTTGCCGTCGACGAGGAACATCCGGAAGATCTGCTGGCCGCCGCCGGGGTCCCTTGGTTCGTCAGCGTCTTCGGCCGTGACAGTTTGATCGTCAGCCTGCAGAACATGACGGTCTATCCGGATTTCGCCCGAGGCACGCTCAGGCGATTGGCTGAGCTGCAGGCCTCCGATATGGATGCGGATCGCGATGCGGAACCCGGGAAAATGCCTCACGAGCTACGGGTCGGTGAGTTGGCGCATTTCAAGCGCATTCCGCATACGCCCTACTACGGGACCGCCGATGCGACCATCCTCTATATCATCGCGTGGCATGAAGCCTGGAAGTGGCTGGGCGACGATGCGCTCCTTTCTCGTTATGTTCCGATCGTCAAGCGATGCCTGCGTTGGATCGACCAATATGGAGATCGCGACGGCGACGGATTTCAGGAGTACCAAACTCGCTCAGCCAAGGGTTACGAAAACATGGGATGGAAGGACGCCGGCGATGCGGTCGTCTACGCGGACGGCTCGTTGGTGCGAGGGCCGAAGGCCCTCTGCGAGTTGCAAGGGTATGCCTTCGACGCGAAGCGACGGGCCGCCGAGGCGGCGGAGTATTTGGGCGACCCCGCGTGGGCGGCGACACTCCGACAAGAGGCTATGGATCTTCAGCAACGGTTTGAAGAGCGGTTCTGGTGCGAAGATCTCGGTTTCTATGCCTATGCCTTGGATGGGGAAAAGAAACCAGTGAAAACGATCGCGTCCAATGCCGGTCATCTCCTCTGGAGCGGCATCGTCCGTCCGGACCGGGCCGAGCGAGTAGTGCGGCGGTTGCGTGAACCGGATATGTGGAGTGGATGGGGCATCCGAACCCTGTCCGAGCGAAACCCCGCCTATAACCCGTTCTCTTATCAAAACGGGTCGGTATGGCCGCACGACAACGGCATCATCGCCATGGGCTTCAAACGCTATGGGTTTGCCGAAGAAGCGGCCATGATTGCCCGCGATATCAGCGAGGCCGGGCGCTACTTTCTCCTCAACCGTCTACCGGAACTCTATGCCGGTGCGGAACGAGAGCCGGGGACGTTCCCGGTGCAATATCTGGGAGCGAACGTGCCGCAGGCCTGGGCGGCAGGGAGCGTGTTTCATTTCCTGCGCGCCATTTTAGGGTTGGACGCCGAGGCAACGAAGAAAATGCTGTATATCAATCCTCTGCTGCCGCCCTGGTTGCCGGACCTCACGGTCCATCAGCTGCGCGTCGGCAAGGCTACGCTTGATCTTCGGTTCTGGCGCGAAGGTGCGGTCACGCGATACGACGTGCTTGATTTGAAGGGAGAGCTGCAGGTGGCAACGCGACAGGTTTTATAA
- a CDS encoding GNAT family N-acetyltransferase, with translation MDRRTLEWVETMEFRRAKPEDIPAILDVQAANFVGNLDDVERRDGFLSVEFTRRQLDEIASQVGIIIAVSEGCLAGYLCASCCEFNRPFPLLAAMMRRFDAIDHRGRVLAASRVFIYGPVCIDRSYRGRGILRGLYETLQQEVVGRYDIGVAFVADDNPHSLRVHVDGLGMAHVGEFTFSGKPYHILAFDVRSGDEHGAASKPAVEKT, from the coding sequence ATGGATCGGCGCACGCTCGAATGGGTAGAGACTATGGAATTCAGACGGGCAAAGCCTGAGGATATCCCCGCCATTCTCGATGTGCAGGCGGCGAACTTCGTCGGTAACCTGGATGATGTGGAACGCCGGGATGGATTTTTGTCGGTGGAGTTTACACGCCGGCAACTCGATGAGATCGCAAGCCAGGTCGGGATCATCATCGCCGTCAGCGAAGGCTGCCTGGCCGGTTACCTCTGCGCCTCTTGCTGTGAATTCAATCGACCATTTCCCCTCCTTGCCGCCATGATGCGGCGGTTCGATGCGATCGACCATCGTGGACGAGTCCTCGCGGCCTCCCGTGTCTTCATTTATGGGCCGGTTTGCATCGATCGGTCTTACCGCGGGCGGGGAATTCTCCGTGGACTGTATGAAACACTGCAGCAGGAAGTCGTCGGACGGTATGACATCGGGGTCGCCTTCGTCGCCGATGATAACCCACATTCTCTCCGTGTCCACGTGGATGGACTTGGAATGGCGCATGTCGGGGAATTTACTTTTTCAGGGAAGCCGTATCACATTCTGGCGTTTGATGTGAGATCCGGGGATGAACATGGGGCAGCAAGTAAGCCGGCTGTCGAAAAGACGTGA
- a CDS encoding NAD(P)H-dependent oxidoreductase: MKILAFAASLRVASFNRKLIGQAANILRSVPDVDVDLADFREFEMPMYDGDLELREGIPAGGLELIKRTQSADGVVVSTPEYNGSIPGTLKNAIDWTSRAEPTPLEGKPILLIGASPGGLGAVRSLWHTRVPFEVIGAHVYPEMMGVPRAHQAFDDNGNLGDPNQFSRLQGLLFSYIDFVRKLRGPS, encoded by the coding sequence ATGAAGATACTGGCCTTTGCGGCCTCTCTGCGCGTCGCGTCATTCAACCGAAAGTTGATCGGGCAGGCGGCGAATATTTTGCGCAGCGTGCCGGATGTGGACGTCGACCTTGCCGATTTTCGTGAATTTGAGATGCCGATGTATGATGGTGATCTTGAATTGCGAGAGGGCATTCCGGCCGGCGGTCTTGAATTGATCAAACGTACTCAGAGTGCCGATGGTGTGGTCGTCTCCACCCCAGAGTATAATGGAAGCATTCCAGGCACTTTGAAAAACGCGATCGATTGGACGTCTCGAGCCGAGCCGACCCCGCTTGAAGGAAAACCCATTTTATTGATCGGAGCGTCGCCCGGTGGGCTCGGCGCCGTGCGCAGCCTGTGGCATACACGTGTGCCGTTTGAGGTCATCGGAGCCCATGTGTATCCCGAGATGATGGGTGTGCCTCGCGCGCATCAGGCCTTTGATGATAACGGTAATCTGGGAGATCCTAACCAGTTCTCTCGGCTTCAAGGGCTCTTGTTCTCATACATTGACTTCGTCCGAAAACTCCGCGGTCCTAGTTGA
- a CDS encoding CDGSH iron-sulfur domain-containing protein: MGQPRIAAKEPSVLTLEAGTYYWCACGRSRDQPFCDGSHEGTGFEPLEFTVDETKEVALCQCKHTKTPPYCDGTHQSL; this comes from the coding sequence ATGGGACAACCACGCATTGCAGCGAAGGAACCGTCAGTCCTGACCTTGGAGGCAGGCACGTATTACTGGTGCGCGTGCGGACGATCGAGGGACCAACCGTTCTGTGATGGGTCGCACGAAGGAACCGGGTTCGAGCCGCTGGAATTTACGGTCGACGAAACGAAAGAAGTGGCGTTGTGCCAGTGTAAGCACACCAAAACGCCGCCCTACTGCGATGGCACACATCAGTCGCTCTGA
- a CDS encoding Na+/H+ antiporter has product MDSLHQLELIILLLAVVLALTTVAHRILIPYPILLVIGGLVLGMVPGLPTVTLNPDLVFLVFLPPILWAAAYFTSLRDFRDNLRPISLLAVGLVLVTTAAVATTAHAFLGFGWAEAIVLGAIVSPPDAVSATAIGKRLSMPRRIVTILEGESLVNDATALVLYRAAVAAVVSGSFALGETVVQFVYAVVVGVAIGILVGWLTRWALHVIGESFTEIAVTLLAPYVAWVTGESLHASAVLSCVAGGLYLRQHFSSVVAPTTRIQGRAVWDLVVFLLNGVIFILIGLQLGALQAAIPPDHVGSLLVGGVLISVTAILVRLGWVPMAAVISRCFSPALRARDPRPSWRHLFLVGWTGMRGIVTLAGAMALPVATHAGHPFPFREEIILLSFAVICATLVLQGLTLAPLIQILGVRGGSEGEREEMQAREHAARAALNRLGELRAEAWPKLDHVEQLHTHYDRRRRRFASDTDVDPDCKQETGEALLRLREETLAAERSALIRLRDDGTISDEVLHRLEHELDVEALRLGLGERRMRSHS; this is encoded by the coding sequence ATGGACAGCCTCCACCAGCTTGAACTTATCATTCTGCTGCTTGCAGTCGTGTTGGCACTCACGACTGTGGCACACAGAATCTTGATCCCCTATCCGATTCTGCTCGTCATCGGCGGGCTTGTGTTGGGCATGGTGCCGGGTTTGCCGACCGTCACGTTGAATCCTGATTTGGTCTTTTTGGTTTTCCTGCCGCCGATCTTGTGGGCAGCCGCCTACTTTACCTCGCTACGCGACTTTCGGGACAACCTGCGTCCGATCTCGTTGTTGGCCGTGGGTCTCGTCCTTGTCACGACCGCCGCCGTCGCGACGACGGCGCATGCCTTCCTGGGGTTCGGATGGGCGGAAGCCATCGTGCTTGGTGCCATTGTTTCTCCTCCCGATGCCGTGTCGGCGACTGCCATCGGCAAACGACTCAGCATGCCGCGGCGGATCGTGACGATTTTGGAAGGTGAAAGCCTTGTCAATGACGCGACGGCCTTAGTCCTCTATCGAGCCGCCGTGGCCGCGGTGGTCAGCGGCAGCTTTGCATTGGGCGAGACCGTGGTTCAGTTTGTCTACGCCGTCGTGGTGGGCGTTGCCATTGGGATTTTGGTTGGGTGGCTGACGCGATGGGCACTCCATGTGATTGGCGAGAGTTTCACCGAAATCGCGGTAACATTGCTGGCTCCTTATGTGGCGTGGGTCACAGGAGAATCGTTGCATGCTTCGGCCGTCCTCTCATGTGTGGCGGGTGGTCTGTATCTGCGACAGCATTTCAGCAGCGTGGTGGCACCCACGACCAGGATCCAGGGGCGCGCCGTATGGGATTTAGTCGTGTTTCTTTTAAACGGCGTGATTTTCATCCTCATCGGCTTGCAGTTGGGAGCGCTGCAGGCTGCCATTCCTCCGGACCATGTTGGGTCGCTCCTTGTGGGGGGAGTATTGATCAGCGTGACGGCTATTCTCGTGCGGTTGGGCTGGGTACCAATGGCCGCCGTGATCTCCCGCTGCTTCAGCCCCGCGCTTCGTGCGCGGGATCCACGACCGTCCTGGCGGCATCTTTTTTTGGTGGGGTGGACCGGCATGCGTGGGATTGTCACGTTAGCCGGTGCCATGGCTCTGCCGGTGGCGACCCACGCCGGCCATCCCTTTCCCTTTCGCGAAGAAATTATCCTGCTCAGTTTTGCGGTGATTTGTGCCACGTTGGTGTTGCAGGGGTTGACCCTGGCCCCGTTGATACAGATCCTGGGCGTACGTGGAGGGTCGGAGGGAGAGCGGGAAGAGATGCAGGCCCGCGAACACGCAGCGAGGGCGGCGTTGAATCGGTTGGGCGAGCTGCGTGCAGAGGCATGGCCCAAACTAGATCATGTCGAGCAATTGCACACACACTATGATCGGCGCCGGCGGCGCTTCGCGTCGGACACCGACGTTGATCCTGACTGTAAGCAGGAAACGGGTGAGGCTCTTCTTCGGCTCAGAGAAGAGACCTTGGCAGCCGAACGGTCGGCGTTGATCCGACTCCGTGATGATGGCACGATCAGCGACGAGGTTCTGCACCGATTGGAACATGAGTTGGACGTCGAGGCCTTGCGCCTTGGACTTGGTGAACGACGGATGCGTTCTCATTCGTGA
- a CDS encoding histidine phosphatase family protein, whose translation MSEHRQELWLIRHGETEWSTAKRHTGRTDVPLTPTGEGQAIAVGRSLAGRQFALVLCSPLRRARETCRLAGYGDAANLTDDLLEWDYGIYEGKTTPDIRLEHPDWSIWTASVVNGESIEQVGRRAQRVIERALRVGGDVALFGHAHLLRILTACWLGLPPEAGRLFVLGTASMSVLGYEREIRVISRWNVSHEVRT comes from the coding sequence GTGAGCGAGCATCGCCAAGAGCTATGGCTGATCCGGCACGGCGAAACGGAATGGAGTACCGCCAAGCGGCATACGGGTCGAACCGACGTCCCGCTGACTCCGACGGGTGAGGGACAGGCTATTGCCGTCGGTCGATCGTTGGCCGGGCGGCAGTTTGCCCTGGTGCTCTGCAGCCCGCTGCGCCGCGCTCGTGAGACGTGCCGACTGGCCGGTTACGGAGATGCGGCGAACCTGACCGATGATCTCCTCGAATGGGATTACGGTATCTACGAAGGAAAGACGACACCGGACATCCGGTTGGAACATCCTGACTGGTCGATCTGGACGGCGTCGGTTGTAAACGGCGAGTCGATCGAGCAAGTCGGTCGTCGAGCCCAACGAGTCATCGAGCGGGCATTGAGGGTCGGCGGTGATGTGGCGCTGTTCGGGCATGCGCATCTTCTGAGGATTTTGACTGCCTGTTGGCTTGGTCTTCCGCCGGAAGCTGGGAGGCTGTTTGTTCTCGGGACTGCTTCAATGAGTGTGCTTGGGTATGAACGAGAAATACGGGTCATCAGCAGGTGGAATGTTTCTCATGAGGTACGGACATGA
- a CDS encoding glycoside hydrolase family 15 protein encodes MSYQPIQNYGIIGNMRTAALVGLNGSIDWLCFPHFDSPSVFAAILDDEKGGRFEITAVGADISLKQLYWPDTNVLVTRFHATNGIAEILDFMPVGLPADSPWHHQLIRRVRVMQGSMEFQVRCHPAFNYARTPHHTRVTKQGASFHSADLNLGLATDITLTPDDRGVRSIFALQEGQSAVFVLRSLEADEHCGAWPSSGEADELFERTVTYWRHWLSRCTYTGRWREMVHRSALCLKLLTFEPTGAIVAAPTCSLPETPEGVRNWDYRYTWIRDAAFTVYGFLKIGFTEEADQFLKWLAARAKEVEAGGSLQVMYGIDGRHELTEQTLDHLEGYRGAKPVRIGNGAYNQVQLDIYGELLDAVYLYNKHVMPISHDTWTRIRHRLDWLCDHWQQPDEGIWETRGGRRQFVYSKLMCWVAMDRGLRLADKRSFPADRTRWVRVRDQIYDEIMQRGWNEKRRAFVQHYESDSLDAASLIMPLVFFISPNDPRMLETLAAITRSPRSGGLMSDGLVYRYDSETGEDGLHGKEGTFNMCTFWLVEALARAGRVDRAKLEEARFLFERMLGYANHVGLYAEEIGTSGEALGNFPQAFTHLALISAAFNLDRTLNAGSAGGSR; translated from the coding sequence ATGAGTTACCAGCCGATCCAAAATTACGGCATCATCGGCAACATGCGCACGGCGGCATTGGTCGGCTTGAACGGATCGATCGACTGGCTGTGTTTCCCCCATTTCGATTCTCCCAGTGTGTTTGCAGCCATTCTCGACGATGAAAAGGGAGGCCGATTCGAGATTACCGCCGTCGGCGCCGACATTTCTCTCAAACAACTTTACTGGCCTGATACCAACGTGCTCGTGACGCGCTTTCATGCCACGAACGGCATCGCCGAGATCCTGGATTTTATGCCGGTCGGTCTTCCTGCGGATTCCCCGTGGCATCATCAACTCATTCGCCGAGTTCGTGTGATGCAAGGGAGTATGGAGTTTCAGGTCCGCTGCCATCCGGCCTTCAACTACGCGCGTACACCGCATCACACACGCGTGACCAAACAAGGCGCCAGTTTTCATTCGGCGGATCTCAACCTAGGGTTGGCGACGGATATCACGCTCACCCCAGACGATCGAGGAGTCCGCTCGATTTTTGCTCTGCAAGAAGGACAATCGGCGGTGTTCGTCCTTCGGTCTCTTGAAGCGGATGAACACTGTGGGGCGTGGCCGTCCTCGGGTGAAGCCGATGAATTGTTTGAGCGTACCGTGACATATTGGCGGCACTGGCTCTCTCGATGCACGTATACCGGTCGATGGCGGGAGATGGTGCATCGCTCTGCGCTCTGTTTGAAGCTTTTGACGTTTGAGCCGACGGGCGCCATTGTCGCTGCGCCGACCTGTAGTTTGCCGGAAACCCCAGAAGGCGTCCGCAATTGGGACTATCGATATACCTGGATTCGCGATGCGGCCTTCACTGTCTATGGGTTCCTGAAAATCGGATTCACGGAGGAAGCGGACCAATTTTTGAAATGGTTGGCGGCGCGTGCCAAGGAGGTAGAGGCCGGCGGCTCGCTGCAGGTCATGTACGGAATCGACGGACGTCACGAGTTGACGGAACAGACACTCGATCATCTGGAAGGATACCGTGGCGCGAAGCCGGTACGTATCGGGAACGGCGCCTATAACCAGGTACAACTGGATATCTACGGCGAATTGCTGGATGCGGTCTACCTGTACAACAAGCATGTGATGCCGATCAGCCACGACACGTGGACGAGAATCAGGCATCGGCTCGACTGGTTGTGCGATCACTGGCAGCAGCCGGATGAGGGAATCTGGGAAACCAGAGGCGGCCGTCGGCAGTTCGTCTATTCCAAGTTGATGTGCTGGGTGGCGATGGATCGTGGGCTTCGCTTGGCCGACAAGCGGTCATTCCCTGCTGATCGTACGCGGTGGGTGCGTGTGCGCGATCAGATTTACGATGAGATCATGCAACGAGGATGGAACGAGAAGCGTCGAGCCTTCGTTCAGCATTACGAGAGTGATTCATTGGATGCCGCGAGTCTGATCATGCCGCTCGTGTTTTTTATTTCTCCGAACGATCCGCGGATGCTCGAGACGTTGGCGGCCATTACTCGCTCGCCGAGGTCCGGGGGGCTGATGTCCGATGGGTTGGTGTATCGGTATGACAGCGAAACAGGAGAAGACGGCCTGCATGGGAAAGAGGGCACGTTCAACATGTGCACATTCTGGTTGGTGGAGGCCCTTGCCCGGGCAGGACGCGTTGATCGTGCAAAACTTGAAGAGGCGCGTTTCCTGTTCGAGCGGATGTTGGGGTATGCCAACCATGTCGGGCTGTACGCTGAAGAGATCGGAACCAGCGGGGAAGCCCTCGGCAATTTCCCTCAAGCGTTCACTCACTTGGCATTGATCAGCGCCGCCTTCAATCTCGACCGGACATTGAATGCCGGATCAGCCGGAGGAAGTCGATAG
- a CDS encoding cation:proton antiporter, whose protein sequence is MQPDPVFFQDLAIVFLAAVAGGVLARLTGQPLILGYVLGGIAIGPFTPGPTISESHTFDLFAEIGVILLMFSIGLEFSVKDLMRVKWVALAGGPLGILMAMGLAVVTGNLIGWSMTQSIVIGAVISIASTMVLARMLFDRGELRSKHGRVMIGIALVEDVAVVAMTVLMPALGEFDSGRLLVIGQALAKALLILVPVGYLGAKVIPPIMTHIARTQNHELFLLVTLAISLGTAAVTQLIGLSLALGAFLAGLIISASEYGHETLARLLSLRDAFVALFFVTIGILIDPRVIIDNLSLLATMIGLIVIGMFMIWTTVVRLFGYSWTTAFLVGVGLTQIGEFSFVLVQVAKAEGHVDSAVYNATLAASVITILMNAALVRYVPGWFVRRRLDHDKHDMVPGHPEGEPLQQHVVVCGFGRVGSSLGRALEVFNLPYVVIDRNPDTIRRLQGRGVPCLYGDASHRELLVKAGTADASLIIVALPEIESAALAVGRMRSLNPNVPILARAHGSAEAERLSALGVTEVIQPDVETSATLIRHALAWFGVPKDRVLDYVEQYRQSMETKRQTK, encoded by the coding sequence GTGCAGCCTGATCCCGTATTCTTTCAAGATCTTGCCATCGTATTCCTTGCAGCTGTCGCAGGTGGCGTGCTCGCTCGACTTACCGGACAGCCATTGATCCTTGGTTATGTGCTGGGCGGAATCGCCATCGGTCCGTTTACCCCGGGACCTACGATCTCGGAATCTCACACGTTTGATCTCTTCGCGGAAATCGGCGTCATTCTCTTGATGTTCTCGATCGGACTTGAGTTTTCCGTGAAGGACCTGATGCGCGTTAAATGGGTTGCTCTCGCCGGTGGACCGCTGGGGATTCTCATGGCCATGGGGTTGGCCGTCGTAACAGGGAACTTGATCGGGTGGTCTATGACCCAAAGCATCGTGATCGGAGCGGTCATTTCCATCGCGAGCACAATGGTACTTGCCCGCATGCTCTTCGATCGGGGCGAACTTCGTTCAAAGCACGGACGGGTGATGATCGGCATCGCGCTGGTCGAAGATGTCGCAGTCGTAGCCATGACCGTGCTCATGCCGGCTCTCGGAGAGTTCGACTCGGGACGATTGCTCGTGATCGGTCAAGCCTTGGCAAAAGCACTGTTGATTCTCGTGCCGGTTGGATACTTGGGCGCCAAAGTCATCCCGCCGATCATGACACACATCGCCAGGACGCAAAACCATGAACTGTTCTTGCTCGTCACCCTAGCCATCAGCCTTGGAACCGCCGCCGTCACGCAGTTGATCGGACTTTCCCTCGCGTTGGGGGCCTTCCTGGCCGGCCTCATTATCAGCGCATCCGAGTATGGGCACGAGACCTTGGCCCGGCTCCTCTCGCTCCGTGACGCGTTCGTTGCGCTCTTCTTCGTGACCATCGGCATCCTGATCGACCCTCGCGTGATCATCGACAATCTTTCTCTCCTTGCCACGATGATCGGCTTGATCGTAATCGGGATGTTCATGATTTGGACTACCGTCGTGCGGCTGTTCGGCTACTCTTGGACCACGGCATTCCTGGTGGGGGTCGGCCTCACTCAAATCGGTGAATTTTCGTTTGTCCTTGTGCAGGTCGCCAAAGCGGAAGGCCACGTCGACAGCGCAGTATACAACGCGACGCTTGCCGCCTCTGTCATTACCATTCTCATGAATGCGGCTCTTGTGAGGTATGTGCCCGGTTGGTTCGTCCGGCGGCGACTCGACCATGACAAGCACGACATGGTACCAGGACATCCGGAAGGCGAACCGCTCCAGCAGCATGTCGTGGTGTGTGGATTTGGACGAGTAGGGAGCTCGCTCGGAAGAGCGTTGGAAGTTTTCAATCTGCCTTATGTCGTCATCGACCGAAATCCGGACACGATTCGCCGACTACAAGGTCGGGGCGTTCCTTGCCTCTATGGCGACGCCTCGCACCGCGAATTGCTGGTGAAGGCCGGAACGGCAGACGCCTCTCTGATTATTGTGGCTTTGCCTGAAATTGAATCCGCTGCCCTCGCAGTCGGTCGCATGCGCAGTCTCAATCCCAACGTTCCTATTTTGGCCCGTGCACATGGATCGGCAGAGGCGGAACGACTCAGTGCCCTTGGAGTAACAGAGGTCATCCAACCGGATGTCGAAACGTCGGCGACACTTATCCGACATGCCTTGGCCTGGTTCGGGGTGCCGAAGGATCGCGTTCTGGACTATGTGGAGCAATACAGACAGTCCATGGAAACAAAGCGGCAGACGAAGTAA